A genomic region of Catalinimonas niigatensis contains the following coding sequences:
- a CDS encoding alkaline phosphatase D family protein — MHSVRFTLSLVFIFFLSVTSHTQEVYFTTGFKIAEVSQNEVRIWTRLCAQEQPNPIVHERKEKVFRHPLNFDENMPVEQMDGAVKGAEGYVRAILKSGGEKRESKWVKVNAKDDFTAQIAFGELQPATRYDLMLEGKSSRNATNINKVEGTFTTPPEAETIVPVQFTTSTCQYFWSFDDKDKGFKTYQSMAEMHPDFFVQTGDYVYYDKPGPSANTIEKARHKWHAMDSRPSLKEFYTKTPIYMVKDDHDLLSDDVDPETEDYGKLSFEDGLKIWYENVAVEDKPYRTFRWGKDVQIWLVEGREFRTPNDVPDGPQKSIWGDTQKEWFQETLSQSDATFKILFSATPIVGPDREKKTDNHANQAFATEGNWLRSLLAKQENLFVVNGDRHWQYVSEDEVTSLVEFGSGPVSNEHVQGWDPNDKRPEHKYLNLIGGFLGVKVFREDEEVNIEFTHYDVDGNAVHQKRFQAK, encoded by the coding sequence ATGCATTCAGTCAGATTTACTTTATCTCTTGTCTTCATCTTCTTCCTCTCAGTAACAAGCCATACTCAGGAAGTATACTTTACCACCGGTTTCAAAATCGCTGAAGTGAGCCAGAATGAGGTGCGTATCTGGACCAGGCTCTGCGCACAGGAGCAGCCCAATCCCATTGTCCATGAGCGAAAGGAAAAAGTATTCCGTCATCCCCTGAATTTTGACGAAAATATGCCGGTAGAGCAGATGGATGGAGCGGTAAAAGGTGCAGAAGGCTATGTCAGGGCAATACTCAAAAGTGGAGGTGAAAAAAGAGAATCCAAGTGGGTAAAAGTAAATGCGAAAGATGATTTTACGGCACAGATAGCTTTTGGAGAATTACAGCCCGCTACCCGCTATGATTTGATGCTGGAAGGCAAATCCAGCCGTAATGCTACAAATATTAATAAAGTAGAAGGTACTTTCACTACGCCTCCTGAGGCAGAAACCATTGTGCCGGTGCAGTTTACCACTTCCACCTGCCAGTATTTCTGGAGCTTTGATGACAAAGACAAAGGTTTCAAAACCTATCAAAGCATGGCTGAGATGCATCCGGATTTTTTTGTACAAACCGGAGATTACGTCTATTATGATAAACCCGGACCTTCTGCCAATACCATTGAAAAAGCCCGCCATAAGTGGCACGCTATGGATTCCAGGCCATCATTAAAGGAATTTTATACAAAGACTCCAATCTATATGGTGAAAGATGACCATGACCTGCTGTCGGATGATGTTGATCCGGAAACCGAAGATTATGGCAAACTCTCTTTTGAAGATGGCCTGAAAATCTGGTATGAAAATGTAGCGGTGGAAGACAAGCCTTACCGTACTTTTCGCTGGGGCAAAGATGTACAAATCTGGCTGGTGGAGGGCAGAGAGTTTCGTACGCCCAATGACGTGCCTGATGGTCCTCAGAAATCCATCTGGGGTGATACACAAAAAGAATGGTTTCAGGAAACCCTCAGTCAATCGGATGCTACCTTCAAAATCCTGTTTTCTGCCACGCCTATTGTAGGCCCCGACCGGGAAAAGAAGACGGATAACCATGCCAACCAGGCTTTTGCAACAGAAGGCAACTGGCTGAGGTCTTTGCTGGCAAAGCAGGAAAATTTGTTTGTGGTAAATGGAGACCGACACTGGCAGTATGTATCGGAAGATGAGGTGACTTCTTTGGTTGAGTTTGGCTCAGGACCGGTAAGCAACGAACATGTACAGGGCTGGGACCCAAACGACAAAAGGCCGGAGCATAAATACCTGAATCTGATTGGCGGTTTTCTGGGAGTAAAAGTTTTCCGGGAGGATGAAGAGGTAAATATTGAATTTACCCACTATGACGTGGATGGGAATGCCGTGCATCAGAAGAGATTTCAGGCAAAATAA